The following proteins come from a genomic window of Lolium rigidum isolate FL_2022 chromosome 5, APGP_CSIRO_Lrig_0.1, whole genome shotgun sequence:
- the LOC124657543 gene encoding probable flavin-containing monooxygenase 1: MDHRAKRVAVVGAGTSGLAACKHLLARGFRPVVFEAGDSVGGLWTHTLASTRLQSPAVAYRYSDFPWPDSADVFPRHDQVVDYLAAYARRFGVEECVRFRSTVVSAEYVGAQPEDAADGWERWAGNGEAFGDGTGVWRLTVRQHGASEKEPETEMHEFDFLILCIGRVSGVPNIPSSFPANGGPEAFRGQVLHSMELSNMDDADAAALVKGKRVAVVGAGKTAYEIATECAEANGAGLPCTMVCRNPQMLLNRPDVWGKVSIAYLYMNRFAELMVPKPGAGAASHLLAALLAPLAWAISAATGAWYRREIPMRKYGMEPGQGFARCVSSCLISMLPDGFYDRVKEGSVVLARSKAFSFCADGLVLHGGGEKQRVVPADVVILATGFRGDQKLRDMFVSPRMKDIIAGAPLYRECVHPRVAQMAVLGYAEGMNNIYAAEMTAKWVARLLDGAFRLPGVRRMEESCAEWGKYYARRSGGGGEGQSAWRPCIGAVNLWYNDELCRDMGCEHRRKKGFLTEWFQPYGAVDYADIQYYARRSGGSRDGQTAWRPCIGAVNLWYNDELCRDMGCEPRRKKGFLAEWFQPYGAIDYADIQ, encoded by the exons ATGGATCACAGGGCGAAGCGGGTGGCGGTCGTGGGCGCCGGCACGAGCGGCCTGGCGGCGTGCAAGCACCTCCTGGCGCGCGGCTTCCGGCCGGTGGTGTTCGAGGCCGGGGACTCCGTGGGCGGGCTGTGGACGCACACGCTCGCCTCCACCAGGCTCCAGTCCCCCGCCGTCGCGTACCGCTACTCCGACTTCCCTTGGCCGGACTCCGCCGACGTGTTCCCGCGCCACGACCAGGTTGTTGACTACCTCGCCGCCTACGCGCGCCGCTTCGGCGTCGAAGAGTGCGTCAGGTTCAGGAGCACCGTCGTCTCCGCGGAGTACGTCGGCGCCCAGCCGGAGGACGCGGCGGACGGGTGGGAGCGGTGGGCTGGCAACGGCGAGGCGTTCGGCGATGGCACGGGCGTGTGGCGCCTCACCGTGCGCCAACACGGCGCCAGCGAGAAGGAGCCGGAGACGGAGATGCACGAGTTCGACTTTCTGATCCTCTGCATCGGCAGGGTTAGCGGCGTGCCCAACATACCGTCGTCGTTCCCGGCCAACGGCGGCCCAGAGGCGTTTCGGGGGCAGGTGCTCCACTCCATGGAGCTCTCCAACATGGACGACGCGGACGCCGCTGCGCTGGTGAAGGGCAAGCGCGTGGCCGTCGTGGGCGCCGGCAAGACGGCCTACGAAATCGCCACGGAGTGCGCAGAGGCCAACGGCGCCGGCCTGCCGTGCACTATGGTGTGCCGGAACCCGCAGATGCTGCTGAACCGCCCGGACGTGTGGGGCAAGGTCAGCATCGCGTACCTCTACATGAACCGCTTCGCCGAGCTCATGGTCCCCAAGCctggcgccggcgccgcctcccACCTCCTCGCCGCGCTGCTCGCGCCGCTGGCCTGGGCGATATCGGCGGCGACGGGGGCGTGGTACCGGAGGGAGATCCCCATGCGGAAGTACGGGATGGAACCCGGGCAAGGGTTCGCGAGGTGCGTGTCGTCGTGCCTCATCTCCATGCTGCCGGACGGGTTCTACGACAGGGTGAAGGAAGGCAGCGTCGTCCTCGCCAGGTCCAAAGCATTCAGCTTCTGCGCCGACGGCCTAGTGCTCCACGGCGGCGGCGAGAAGCAGCGCGTCGTGCCGGCCGACGTGGTGATCCTGGCCACCGGCTTCCGCGGCGACCAGAAGCTGAGGGACATGTTCGTGTCACCGCGGATGAAAGACATCATCGCCGGCGCCCCGCTGTACAGGGAGTGCGTGCACCCGCGGGTCGCGCAGATGGCGGTGCTGGGCTACGCGGAGGGGATGAACAACATATACGCCGCCGAGATGACCGCCAAGTGGGTGGCGCGGCTGCTGGACGGCGCGTTCCGGCTGCCGGGAGTGCGGCGGATGGAGGAGAGCTGCGCGGAGTGGGGGAAATACTACGCGCGGAGGAGCGGGGGCGGCGGGGAGGGGCAGAGCGCGTGGAGGCCGTGCATCGGCGCCGTGAACCTGTGGTACAACGACGAGCTTTGCCGCGACATGGGGTGCGAGCACAGAAGGAAGAAGGGGTTCCTCACCGAGTGGTTCCAGCCCTACGGGGCCGTCGACTACGCCGACATTCA GTACTACGCGCGGAGGAGCGGGGGCAGCAGGGACGGGCAGACCGCGTGGAGGCCGTGCATCGGCGCCGTGAACCTGTGGTACAACGACGAGCTTTGCCGCGACATGGGGTGCGAGCCCAGGAGGAAGAAGGGGTTCCTCGCAGAGTGGTTCCAGCCCTACGGGGCCATCGACTACGCCGACATCCAGTGA